GAAAACACctaaactaaaataaaacatagaCATGTCCTCACTGATCTGACAGAAAACCAGACCATGACCTGTTTCTGCAGTTTATCCTCTCCTGTGTCATCCCAAGACTTGGGTTTAGTCTCTTTGTGCCCTTACAGTCTCACACTGAAGGACCGAGCTATTCAAGCAGTAACACCTCACATGCTTTTGCCCTGTTGAAGATACACTGTGGGCCCTTGCATTTAGTGGAGTaaggaggtgggagagaagaGGATAAAGAAGGCAAGCTGCCATGTTAGAAAATTAGTGTAGGCAAGGAAACTTGATGGATGACTAACATTATGAGAGACTGAAATGTCAGCAGAGGTGAAGTCAGTGAGTGTGAGAATCAATTCAGAAAAATTTGGGAATCTCTTTTCAGGTTAAGATATAATTGTCTAACACAATAGGAGTGGCTTTCAAATGTTATTACTGCTAGATCCTTACcaatcttcaaaataaaaaaaaaaattatctttctttttgGTCTAGTCTTTTTTGTTACTTATGATTCCTGAAATGATATATTTCCACTGAAGGGGATGCTTACATtgtattttttgctgtttgctttaaGAAGAtgaacaaaccagaaaaattctATTAACCCATCTCCTACTTCATGTCTTTTCCCCAATCCATTTTTCAAAACAAGGCTAAGGTAAATCTTTGGCTAAGGTGAATTTTCTCTTTATGTTGTACTGCAAATGCTTCTGATATCAGCATTTCTATCCAAGGCAGATTTTCCTGTAGGTAACGGAACAACTCAGAGTTTTGCCTGGTGACCATATGAGCTGTGCCATATGAGTCAGTCACCTGCTTATCCTGAGACACTGGCTGTTGGACAGACAGCGCTGGGACTGGGACTGCTGGCATCCTCAGGGCACCTGGTTAGCCCTAGTCTCTCCAGAGAGACAGGGCTGCTCTGAGCCCtcacctctgcagctcctgagcaGACTGACAGGTGGCTGTGACAGCATCGAGCACCCTGCTCATAAGCAGAGATCAGAGTCTAAGGGTTAAAGGACCTGGAGGCACCTTTGTCCCCAGTAGCTCAGGTGACAAGTTGTTAAATTTCATGTCGAGGTCTTATCTGGTTCCCTCAGGATTCAGGTGGCTGGCTCcaaagacaggagaaaaaaagttttaatttcttgaTGCTCTTTAGTATTGGCAAGGGGAAGGAAATTTTCCTTTGCAACTCAGAGTAAACACAtggacagaaaactgaaaacaataacaaaaagaaagctGGCAGAGAATATAATGTATGAACAGTCTCAAACTTTTATGAGTAAAATAGCACTGctagagaaaatatttccaataaAATGGTCCATTTTGATGGTTCtgcattttgagaaaaaaaattttaaattattgtttgTAAGTAACTTTTATCGATCTTCCAAGTCTTACAGTTATGCTTTTGATTTTACATCTCCTCATGCTTAATTAAACTTGTGTTTAGATTTCCTAAGTGAGTGTCTAACAGCCATTTATGATGAAAGAGACAAGTATGTGATGCAAGGGTTTGATATATGGATAGTGAACAGGACTCATACTATATTCAAGGGCATGAAAAGAACAGTGAAAGGCCCTCTACAGGGCAATTAAGCCTTTCTATAttgtctgtctgtctgggtgATCTGTGGAGATATCTACTTTTGCACCTCAATACTATTTGTCTTCTAAAAAGGTATCAGCTAGAATACAAATAACAGCCACATAAAGAACAGTTTCACCCAAAGATTAAATTATGGATGTTAGAAGAGAGAAATGGAACTGAAGTAATACAGGTAGAATTTGATTCACATTAATGCAGAACCTAAGTATTGATCTTCACATGAAAGTGACCCTCCTGTAGGATTTGGTGACGTAAAAGTCTCAAATGTGAGTATTTCATCATGAGAATTCTGGCTTAAATGGTACTTGTCCTTAGCTCTGCAGATACTGCCTGAAGTGATGATGTTACAGGGACTGGCTTCAGGACAGAGCCACCATCTGTAAGGAAGCCATGGTGGATGTGTATCCACCAATGTAGTCAATAAGCCAGGTTGAGATTCACTGTCCACATGTGCACTACATGCCACTTGTCCAGTTTGCAAATTGCATTGCAGTGCTCAACAGTTAAAGATATTTCAGGGAATACCTTTTATAGGTcttgcttttgtttcatttaacaTTTTGAATGTTATTAGTTGTTGCCCCAATATATCCTCTTCCTAATATCGGCTGCAACAAACACCCTATGCCTCCATTGTCAGTCTCCAGTCTTGTAATGTACAAAGGGGTTAACAGAGTACAGAGTTAATCAGTGACTTGTACCTTCAACCCTGAATGAACACCCGGTCTGAATTGCTAACATGTTGCATAAAGCTTTCCTGCATTGTGGAAAGACAGTCTGTATTTGTTTTGGAAGAGTTACAGAAGGATACAAACATGAccagaaatactgaaagaaaCATTGAATTAATGGACAAATATCTTTCAGAGGGTGAAAAGATTGCCCCAGAAGACATGCTGTTTTCCTACAGAGATATTTTATTCCCTGCTTCAGTTTGTAGCCCAGAGACTTTGGAAGCTCTGAAATCCTTTGAAGCCAGGAGCGATGATGTGATTCTAGTAGGCTATCCTAAATCAGGTGAGTCTTGTTTTTTTGATCAGTAGTCAAATACAAAGTGCTGCAATCTAGAAGTTTGAGCCATCATTTAGCACAGTAGCAATTCCCGAGAAAATCTTATGGTAACATCAGAGTTCATAGGATCATGAATTGAAGTTGTAAGGCATATCTGGAGGTCAAACAATACAACCTCCTGTTCAAAGCCAGGGAAAGAGCTAACCTTCAAAGTTAGGTTTGGTTGTTCAAGGCCTTGTCCAGAAGAGTTTTGAAACATTTGAGGGTGGAGATTCACCACCCGCTGAAATCTTTTACAGTGCTTTCCTACGACAGtgtttttttggggaggagtggggggttgggattttgtttgtttgtttgtttttacatcAATGCATTCATACATCCTTGTTGTGATAAAGGCACTGTCTTCATTATAAGAGCAATGGAGGTGTGCTTCTGCTTCTACTGAGGGATGGGATGTGTTTCTGAAGCAAGCAGGGTGGCACTTCACAGTATCTGCTTGACAGCTCTGTCCCTGTTGGCTTTTGTCATACCCTTGTTTATTATTGCCCAGTGTCATGACTTAACCTCAGCTGGCAACTCAGCCGCACAGGGGCGACTCACTAATTCAGTCCTGgcgggatgggggagagaaacAGAATGGTAAAAGTGAGCGAAGTCATGAGTTGAAATACAGACAGTTTAGCAGGTCAAACAAGAACCGTGtgtgcaagcaaagcaaaataaggaattattTCTTAGTGGCAGACagatgttcagccatctccagggcTCCATAACATGTGACGGTGACTTGGTAAGACAAGTACCATGACTCTCAACATTCCCCTTTGGGGAATATTCTTTaggtcagttggggtcagctgtcccagctgtgtcctcttttaatttcttgtgcACCTTCAATCTGCTCTCTGGTGGCTCATTGTGAGAAGGCCTTGGCGCTGTGTAAGCATTGCCTGGCGTAACAAAAATGtctctgtgttatcaacactgttttcagcacaaatccaaaacatagccccataccagctactatggggaaaattaattccattgcagcaaaaccagcacacataCTTGTTGAAAGGCTAAAGTACAATATAGAACAAAACTGGTTCACATGGAACCAGATTGACAATATATCCTGTCAGCCAGGTTTACATGGAAAAGTGCAGTTGAATGAATGCACTTCTGGTGTCCTTATCCTTTCAGGAACCAACTGGCTTGAACAAATGGTGCAGGAGTTGGCAGATGCCAAATatacagaagaggaaagaaaagagagaataaaTGCTGAAAAGAAGGTAGAGATTTTTCAGCGTCTAGAATTTGGAGATCCTGGAATATATGAGGTaagcaggaaatgaaaatattggCACTGCTCTACTTACAAGTAGTAATAGCTGAAAGAGAATTGCTGATCTCAGAGGTAATGAAGAGCCTAGAGCCTTAACAACAGCTATGTTCTACACAAGTAGCATGTGCTATTGCCCTTGGTGTCTCAATACAAAGGCATTCAGAGGGCACACAGGGCTGAGAAGCCAGAGGGTGCTCCTGCCCTGGAACCAGTGGATTTGATCAGTAAGACCTTTCTTTTGGGTGTCCTGTCCTCAGGCCTGTCTCATGCGAAATGATGTTTGGTGGCAGAGGCTGGCAGAAGCCTACACCACCAGTGCATGCATTCCTGTGAGTTTTCCAAGGGATAAGATCCTTATTCTTTGGACCCACAGTTCTGAAAAGGCACATCACTGAATAAGCTACTTCTGTCTTGTCACCTTTCTCCCTACTTTCTTTAAAGAGGATGAAGAAACTGCCTTCCAGAAGAATTATAGTAACCCATCTGACACCTCAACTCTTGCCTCCATCCATTTTCCAAAACAAGGCCAAGGTGAGTCTTGTCTTTGCAGCACACTGCAAAAGCTTTTTCACCTCAAATTAACTTCCCTctgtgtgagatgggttttctgctttttcacttGGGCTGGTCAATACACAGGTAGATTTCCAAGGTTTAAGGGACAGCTCTGTGAGCTAAGGCTGTGAAAAAACATCCTCTCCCAGCGGCATCTTTGCTGACTATTATGGcttgaccctggccagatgccaGGGGCCTATTAAAACCACTCCACtaccctccctcctccccctgcagctggacaaggagagaggaagaaaaaaacagcaaaggaatttcatgagtagagataagGATTGAGAGAAGGCAGTgttaaaaggcaaaacaaactcagagTGAGGataaaacttaaattttttacTAACAGAATAAGAGCTAAAgagtaagaaataaaacagtcttaaacacactttccaaccacccctccttccttccatgttctccctcctccccctgcatcAGTGCAGGAAGAGAAGTCTACCCATAGGGCAACAAGTCATCCAAGTCTGCTGCACCTGTGGGTCATCCTTCCGTGGGCTGCGGGGAGcagcctgctccaccatggtcttcaccacggACTACAGGGGGGCTAAAGCTCTGAGTCCTTTCCCTGTCCTGTGGGGTCCTTCCCACgagagacagtccttgatgaacctctccagtgtgagtccatccACCCCTCAGGCAACAGTTCTGTTCAATCTGTTGCCCCGTGGACTACTTCCCCAagggggtgcagtccttcatgggTTGAGCTGTACCGATGTGGGTCTCCCATgggggccacaagtcctacctggaAAAAACTGCTCtagcgtgggcttccctctccatgggtcACAGATCTTCAGCAGGACTTTGCTCCATtttgggcctcccacagggggtcacagcctccttcatgtatcttcctgctccagcatggactcCTCCATAGACCGCAGGAGGGTTTTCTGCACTCCAATGGTTCTTTATGGGCTGCAGGGCCTTCAGCTCTAAGTCTTTGCCCTGCTTCTggtggaggggggggaaggCCTCCCTGTCTggctgcactgaccttggtgaCTGCTCATTCTCCCACAATGGAACTTCTTCTGCCCAAGAACCTTCTCCTCCCCCGttcttaaatatattatcaCAGAAGTGCATCtcattggctcagccttggccagcagcaggaaatccCTCCCAGAACTGACTACCATTGGCTTTTCATAGGACAGTGAAAGGTTCTAgtagcttctaacagaagccaccctgttcccccccctcccctaAAACCCAGCCACAGGTTAAACCCATGACACTGGCTCAAGAGGGCTGTTGGTGGGTTTGTCTCTGGGTTAACTGTCCCTTCAAATCTCCTTCAGAAAGGTGCCTCCAGGTTTGTGTCAGACAACTGAGCAAGATGAGGAGTTACTCTTTTTGTTTTGACTTGCTTCCAAGACCAGGGTACTTGTGGAAAAGCCACCACAGGCTGAGACTAAGATAATCTTAAATGGGAGTTGTTGCAGAGTGAAGCTGTGGAACTTCTACAGCTTACTTGTGACTCTCTTGTTCAGTAGCCCATGAGCTCATTTTTCTGGAGTGGAACTGGGTCAGAACTGTCTCAAGGGAGTCACTGAAAAGCTTCATTTTCAACCTGAAGCTCACATTAGTGGCAAGTAACCTGCCAAAGCTCTGATTTCTTctcaagaaaatgaaattagacCAGTATTATATAGTCTGGTGGGCAAGTAAATTTGCAGACAACATCAgtttgggtgggagtgttgttTTACTGGTAGTCTCCGTAGAGGGATTTGGACAGATAATGGGCAGAAGCCAATTTTATGGGGTTCATTATGGTAAGTACTGGGTCCTACCCCGTAACAACCCCATGAAGcactacaggcttggggaagagtggctggaaagctgcctggtggaaaaggacctgggggtgcttgctgacagccagctgaacatgagccagcattgtgcccaggtggccaggaGAGCgaatggcatcctggcttttatcagaaatagtgtggccaacaggacaAGAGAAGTGATTATCCCTCTGTatttggcactggtgaggctgcaccttgaatactgtgttcagttttgggcctctcACTATCCTGTtagaaggatattgaggtgctggagtgtgtccaaagAAGGCAACGGAGCTGGttaagggtctggagcacaagtcttatgaggagcagctgagggagctgggtttgtttagcctggagaaaaggagtgtcaggggagaccttattgctctctacaactgcctgaaaggaggttgcagccaGGTGTGGGTTAGTCTCTTCTCacaagtaacaagtgacaggacaaaaggaaatggtctcaagttgcaccaggggaggatTAGATTGGATACTAGAAAAAATTTATTCATGGAAGGTTGTTGAGCATTGGAACTGGCTGCCAGGGAAGTGcttgagtcaccatccctggaggtatgTAAAaagtgcttagggacatggtttagtggtgaacttggcagtgcttagttaatggttggactcaatgatcttagaggtcttttccaacctaaatgattctgtgatactatGACTCTATGTGATGTGTTGAGAAGATGGTGTTTTGGTCAGCCATCAAATCATAACCACATTATGTGTTTTCTTCCTCTAGATCCTTGTGTTAGTTCGGAACCCCAAGGACACAGCAGTCTCCTATTACCACTTCTACAACAACCTGACACTGCTGCCATCCTTTGCCTCCTGGGATGAATACTTTCAAGACTTCATGAATGGGAAATGTACTTTGCCCTGCATCCTCTGGCATTCCTCCTTACATGAGGGACGTACACAGAGACATGTGCATGGGAATCCTACTCTAACATACCTTGCCAAGGCACTCCCAGAACAGACAGACAGGCCCATATTATAGCAGAAACAGGGAGTACCAGAGAATCAGTTTTGCCTTCAACTCAGAACAGAGATCATGAAAAAGTTTTAACTTTTCCATTCCCACAGCAGAGCTTGTGGTTTGGTGCTACCAAATGGTCATAGGTGGGGCATTCTGCACTGACCTTAGGAGAAAGAACAGACATGTTGAGCTGGTCACTACTTCACCATCCCAGTGCCATGCTTAGAGAGCTGTCTTGACTGACTGATTTGATTTAGGGCCTGTTTTGGGGAGTACTCTACTCAGCTATAcctcttctttctctgcagtgGCCTGGGGATCCTACTTTGACCACCTAGTGGAATGGAACAAATACATCGACAATGAGAGGATCATGACAATAAGCTATGAGGAACTCAAAGAGGTGTGACATTTCATCCAACTCTTCCTTGATGAGTGTACTATGCAACCCTTCTGGTATATATGTGTGTGGGGAAGTAGAAACTCTTGAGTCAAGCCTGTCAGCCCATTTGGAAGGGTGTGCCTTTTCGGAGCTACTCTTATGTTTGGGGGAGGCCTATGTGGGTTAGAAGGAGGATATTCTTGCCTGTTCGTGAAAGGAGTCATATCTACCAGAGGCACACCTGCTttgaggaaagaagaaaaagccttGAAGCCGAGGGCAGTATGTGTGGATTTCCTCTCTGTTAGAGCTCTTAGAATTCCTTGGTGACATATGTGGGAGACAGCCTCCTCTGCTGTACTTCCCACTGGATTCTGGCTCCATGCCACAGCCACACTGTCAAATCTTTTGTTTTCAACTCTGTGCTATGTGCCTTTGGGCAGGACCAGGTACAGGGGATGAAAAAGATTGCTGCCTTCTTTGGATTCTCCCTCTGTGAGGAAGATTTTTCGAGAATTGCCAAGAAGACCAGTTTCAAAGCTATGAAAGAGAAATCCAGTGAAACCCACGGAAAGTTTGGGGATGTCCTCTTCAGGAAGGGTAAGTCTCTGCAAATGGAGAATCTACCTTCTGAAGTATAACTCTAGAAGGAGTTTTGAATATGTTTCCTCACTTAGCCATGAACTCACTGGACTGTGTAAATTCTCTCCTGTAGCACCTGTACAAGTTTCTGCCAGTGATGGGATTTGGGGGCTGTTTGTGAGAAATTTATCAGAGTGCCAGGCTTAGTGTTCTCAATCATTGCTTCCATATTGCTCTTTTTTTGTGTAGCCCTGGTTAGTTAGGCAAGTGAGGTGCGAAGGTGCAGGCCAACGCTGGTGAGGTTATGCCAAAAACTATGCACCAAGTCTGCCTGGACTCTATGGTTACTCTGTGCAGAGGGGTTGTGGTGTGGCCTTTGCCTGTTGGTCAGGTGATAAGGCTGCACATGTCACTTCATAAAAGTCCCCTTCGGGAAGAGGTGTGCTAATGGGACAAGAGTCTCTTGAACCTCAAGGGAATGCATTGCTCACTGTTCTGCTGGCCTCATAGGCATCTTATTGTTACCTATTCAGTGAGAGCTTAATGTCTCCTCTCAATGGATGTGTCAGTGGTGACCCCAGAGATGgcccctcacagacctggggcCAGTGTCAGAGCTTTGGCAGCCCACCTGCTCCCCGTGGCATCAGGAGTCTCTGGTTTCTGAATACTCCGGGTATGGGCTTGCTTTAATCCCTTTCCTTCACCCCTCCTTGGAGGAAGAGGGATTTAGTCACTCTCCTCTCTACCACCTACCACATGAAACTTCCCTCTTCAGAGGAAGCCATTCATGAATGAGCTTTCCCTTGTGACAAAAGCAGATTCTCCTCTCTTCTGTGTAAAAGATTCATGAAGCCATCATGGAAGCCCCTCTGGAGGGGGAGGGTTGGCATGCAGGCAGCCCACCAGCAGTGCTCCCTGTGGTCTGGCTATAGCCTTTCATTCTGATCTTTGCTACCTTGcttctcccaggcaatcagACTTCTCAGGGGAATAAATCAGATCCTGCCTTGTGTAGGCAATGACTCTGTCCCGTTGCTGTGTAGGTATTATTTTCTCCCAGGAGCATCTTCCTTCAGTTTTTTGTACTTGTTTTACACAGGGGTTGTTGGAAGCTGGAAAGATCTCTTCTCTGAGGCTCAGAATGAAGAAATGTACCGGAAATTTGAAGATACCCTAGGAGGAACAAAGATGGCAGCAAAGATAAAATATGATGTGTACTGCAAGGCCTGAAAATAAGCAGATGAGTAGCATGACAGCAAGTCATGTTCCAAAGATGTTTCTCCAAACGTGGATAGTccccatttttctttcccatgagAGAACAGAAAAACCCCTTTAAGGACTATCTGGTATCTCCAAGAATTTGGGTGGTAATTCTTAGGTGGGTCCTGGGTCTAGGGCATGTGCTTTGCTTGACGTAACCAAATAAAATGTGTGTATACCTCGAGTGAATACCTGGTGTTCTTCCAGGAGGGATATGGTGCACAAACATCATAGCACCAGTCTGGTGGCCTCCCTGTGTCTGCTCCATGGCCTGAAATGGTTAATAAGGCCTCTGCAGCGCTCAGTGGTGAGGCGGAGAGACCAACACAGAGTCTCTCCTTCTGACACACAGTGGACTTTACATGGATATATGGTGTGGATCTAAACCCACAAATGTCTGTGTACAGGGAGAACATGATAGTCTGGTTTTAGATCTGACATGGCTACCATGGTGTTGACAGGTCAGAAAAGCCTTTGGCACTTTGGCTTCACACATTGATGAAGGGTGGGGCTTCTTGAGCTCTTACAGTCATGAACTCTTAAGCAACGAACAGCTATatgttttctgaagtgttttgctcCCATTGGCCTCTCTGGGAAAGTAAGTGGCAAGTAGGAAGGACCATGACATTCAAATGAGAGGATCAGGGGAAAGAAGCCCCTTGATGATCCTGTAACTAAATTAGCGCAAAGTGGCTTTATTCaacaataaatacatttatactACATAGTTATGTTTTCCACACCCTCCTTGCTTATGTCAGTGTCCTTGCTTACATCTATGCAAAACTTGCTGCATGACCTCTTGTCACAACCATTCTTTTGGGAAACTAAGAAAAACTAAGGAAATGTCTGTCTGGCAAAGGGAATTCAGTTCCTCGGAAGAGGGATTTCTCTGACATATTCCCAGACAGATCTATCTGTCGGACACTTACACTGAACTAAGATTAAAAACAGAGCAATCAGCAaccaaaaatataattaaaaaaattggaaaattgTTAAGTCCCTGTCCAAGTGGTCCTCAGGACTGCCCCCACCATGCCCATGACCCAGGATCCCATATCAGCCCCTGGGGTTGtcatcccctgctccagtgaTGCCTCAGCAGAATCAGACTTCAGCTTCTCACAGTCTGCGCTGTCTGgccagcagccctgccaagctGAACCCATTCACAGACCCACATGCCGACCAATCCTCAGCCCATCACTTTTTCCCAGGAAAGTGTTCGATGCCTTCGGCTGAGGCTTGCTGCCCTGGTGCTcccagctgccctgcacccTGCACCGGGATGGGCACTAAGTGTT
This window of the Pseudopipra pipra isolate bDixPip1 unplaced genomic scaffold, bDixPip1.hap1 HAP1_SCAFFOLD_408, whole genome shotgun sequence genome carries:
- the LOC135408394 gene encoding sulfotransferase 6B1-like codes for the protein MTRNTERNIELMDKYLSEGEKIAPEDMLFSYRDILFPASVCSPETLEALKSFEARSDDVILVGYPKSGTNWLEQMVQELADAKYTEEERKERINAEKKVEIFQRLEFGDPGIYERMKKLPSRRIIVTHLTPQLLPPSIFQNKAKILVLVRNPKDTAVSYYHFYNNLTLLPSFASWDEYFQDFMNGKLAWGSYFDHLVEWNKYIDNERIMTISYEELKEDQVQGMKKIAAFFGFSLCEEDFSRIAKKTSFKAMKEKSSETHGKFGDVLFRKGVVGSWKDLFSEAQNEEMYRKFEDTLGGTKMAAKIKYDVYCKA